Sequence from the Pontibacter pudoricolor genome:
CTGCATAAAGTCCTCCAGGTACGATGCGTTGATATTCCACTCCAGCGCCATCTCCTCTTTAGCCAGAAAGTTAGAGCCTACCGGCACCTGCGTGCGGCTAAACACAAAGATCGGGTACTTGGAGATATCGCGTTTGCGCACCTGGTACGATGCTTCGCGCAGGGTTTCGGATACCACTACAAAATCCTTCGAAATGGTACCCAGGTATTTACCGTTTAATTCCGGATCGTTTTCCATGGTTGCTTATTTTGCAGTTAGTAAAACTATATTTTCAACGTGATGCGTTTGCGGGAACATATCCACAGGCTGCACACGCGTTACATCATATTTATCAGATAGCAGTTCCAGGTCGCGGGCCTGGGTTGCCGGGTTACAGCTTACATAAACTATACGGTCAGCGTGCACCTGCAGTAATTTTTCAACCACATCCGGGTGCATTCCGGCACGCGGCGGATCTGTGATCACAACATCGGGCCTGCCATGCTGAGCGATCAGTGCATCAGACAGTATATCTTTCATATCACCGGCATAAAAAGTAGTGTTGGTGATGTTGTTGATCTCCGAGTTGATCCTGGCATCTTCGATAGCACTAGGCACATACTCGATACCAATTACTTCTTTGGCCTGGCGCGCTACAAAGTTGGCTATAGTTCCGGCACCGGTATACAAGTCATATACCAGCTCGTTTCCGGTTAAGCCGGCAAACTCGCGGGTAAGGCGGTATAGTTCGTACGCCTGGTCGGCATTGGTCTGGTAAAAAGACTTTGGCCCTACCCTGAAACGTATCCCTTCCATTTCTTCATGAATATAAGGCAATCCTTTATAACAGATCACTTCTTGGTCATGGAAAGTATCGTTCATTTTCGGGTTTACCACATATTGCAGCGAGGTGATCTCCGGGAAGTTGGTTTCCAGGTGCTGCATGATGCCAAGAATCGCTTCTTCGTCGTTATGCTTCACTAAAAGAATGACCATCAGTTCGCCGGTATTGGCTGTACGAACGATCAGGTTACGCAGAAACCCTGTTTGTTTTACCGCATCATAGTATACCAGGCCTTTGGCACGGGTATAATCGCGTACTGCCAGTCGTATTGCGTTAGACGGATCGGGCTGCAGGTAACAATTCTGAATGTCAAGTATTTTATCGAAACGGCCCGGCATGTGGAAGCCTAACGCATTTCGGTCATAGTTTTCCCCGGACTGAATCTGCTCGTTTGTAAGCCATCCGAAACTCGAAAAGGTGAACTCCAGTTTGTTGCGGTAGAACTTATCTTTTTTAGACCCAAGTATCGGGTCGAATTTTGGAAGTGCTACTTTACCAATGCGCTCCAGATTATCTTTTACCTGTTTCTCTTTATAGTATAGTTGGGTATTATAGCCGATGTGCTGCCACTTGCAACCTCCGCAGGTACCAAAGTGCTCACAAAATGGCTGCACACGCAGGTCAGAATATTCCCTGAACTGCACCGGCACAGCTTCCATAAAGCTTTTCTTCTTTTTGGTGATGCGCAGGTCAACCACATCGCCTGGAGCCACGCCGCCCACAAAAATAACCATGTTGTTATGGCGCGCCAAGCATTTGCCTTCGGCCACCATCTCTTCTATCCGTATATTTTCGAGTATCTCGAATGTCTTTTGCTTCTTATTTCTCACGATGCTGCAAAATTAGCTATTTTTTGGGATTTAGCTTTTGGATTCTTAAAACCGCTGAATTCTTACTTTTCCTATCCTATGCCACATATTAATTTCTTCTTTGTCATTTCGAGCATTCTTAAGACGCGAGTCGAAAAGAGCCAGCGTAGCTGTGAGGGATCTTAATTGTCCTATAGATTCTCTTTTGTCATTTCGACGTTAGGAGAAATCTGTGTTCTATAGTTTGCTATAGTTGCAACCTGAACCAAGCCTTTCTTCTATAGTTTCTTCTAATCCTGGGAGCTCTACTTGCCTACTGTTCTATAGTTGGCTTTGGTGCCCTCACGGCCGGGAGGCCCCGTCTTCGGGCATCGCGCTGCTGCTTTCTTGCTACCCTCGTACCTCGGGTTGCCTGACGGCACCGCAACAAATCAAAGGCGCTCAACCCAAAGACTGTGATCAGTTCGATAGTTAAACTATAGTTGACTGAGCTGCTATAGTTGCATCGCCTTATCGTGCTCATAATTCCGTAGGGACAGGTCGCGACCTGTCCGATCCTGGTCTGTAACTATAGAACTACAACTTAAACTATAGCAATTTCAGATTTCTCCTGCAGGTCGAAATGACAGTTGGGTAAGCAGTAGCAGAAAGTCCCCTTTGAAGGGGGCAGGGGGATGACAAACGGAAACTATAAGACTATAAAACCAACTATAGCAACAACGCAAATTCCCCTCTTGGGAGGGCAGGGGTGGGTTAAAACAGCAACTATAAAACAGTAACCTCAACTATAGCAAAGGCCAAAAGCTCCTTCCCCTGTTTTTAGGGGAAGGCTGGGAAGGGGTAAAACTGAAACTATAGAACTATATCTCCAACTAATAGCAATTCCCTTTATCCCAGAAATCCTTTAAATCTCCCTTAATCCCGGTTCAGACAATGCCTGTCCCTGCCGGGCCAGTTGCATCAGGAAACGTAACACCATTTTAAGTCACGAGCGGGGACGCTCGCGCCAGCAATATGCACTATAGAACTATAATCGAATCTATAG
This genomic interval carries:
- the rlmD gene encoding 23S rRNA (uracil(1939)-C(5))-methyltransferase RlmD yields the protein MVAEGKCLARHNNMVIFVGGVAPGDVVDLRITKKKKSFMEAVPVQFREYSDLRVQPFCEHFGTCGGCKWQHIGYNTQLYYKEKQVKDNLERIGKVALPKFDPILGSKKDKFYRNKLEFTFSSFGWLTNEQIQSGENYDRNALGFHMPGRFDKILDIQNCYLQPDPSNAIRLAVRDYTRAKGLVYYDAVKQTGFLRNLIVRTANTGELMVILLVKHNDEEAILGIMQHLETNFPEITSLQYVVNPKMNDTFHDQEVICYKGLPYIHEEMEGIRFRVGPKSFYQTNADQAYELYRLTREFAGLTGNELVYDLYTGAGTIANFVARQAKEVIGIEYVPSAIEDARINSEINNITNTTFYAGDMKDILSDALIAQHGRPDVVITDPPRAGMHPDVVEKLLQVHADRIVYVSCNPATQARDLELLSDKYDVTRVQPVDMFPQTHHVENIVLLTAK